A stretch of DNA from bacterium:
TGCCCCCAAGGGTCTTTTTTAAAATATCGGCAAAAAGTTCAGGCTCAAGCCCGGTATCAGGGCTTATCCACATTGTTATACCTTTTATAAATGATGATTTCTGACTCATTTTTGTCGGAACAACTTCAAAACACTTATATCCGTTAACTTCGCCCCTTTTCCCTGTTTTCTTAAATAAAGGATCAGGAATAATCACTTTTCCTGTAAGCGTGTCAAAAGTAATTCCGTACATCATCAGAGCCATAACCGCCATACCCTGAAATTCATCCTTTGATAACTCAGTATAGGAGGAGTCCCTGTTATTCACAATCCACATTAAGCCCTTATCAAGCCTGATAATCTTTGAGCTTCCCCTGCCATCGTCTCTGCGTATTTTATCCTCAAAAATCCAGGTTTTTGTATTCTCCAGCTTGCCGGACATGCCGAATATTGGAGGAGTTTGAGTACGTTCTCTTATTACAGTACACTTTATCTGGCTGTATCCGCTGCTTGCCATCAGTGCAAGAAAAAATAAAATTACAAACGGCCCTTTAAACTTATTGCGCATCATGATTCCTGTTCTGCAATTTCAGCTGTTTCAAATATTTCTGTTCTTTCCCGTACTACAAAACATTTTGAAGGGCATTTTGCAACTGCACCCTCAAAGTCTTTTACAGGATGATTTACTTTATCGTAATGGATTACAGGTAAATAGCCGTCCATTGTGATAATTCCGCCAGGCGTCACATTCTCTTTTGCACAAATACTGCAGCCTATACAGCCGACCTTGCAAACCTGTTTAACCTTTTTCCCGAAATCTTTTGATTTACATGCTATGTACACTTTTTGGTCTCTGGGAATCAGCTCCATAATGTCTCTCGGGCAAGCTTCAACACATTTACCGCAGCCAGTACATTTATCTTCAATTACAACCGGAAGGCCTTCATCTCCCATATACATAGCGTTAAAAGGGCATGCTTCAACGCAGGTACCAAGTCCGAGGCATCCGTATTCACACCCTTTTGCTCCATTATCAACAAACTTAGCAGCTGCACAATCTTTTATTCCCTGATATAT
This window harbors:
- a CDS encoding DUF4412 domain-containing protein: MMRNKFKGPFVILFFLALMASSGYSQIKCTVIRERTQTPPIFGMSGKLENTKTWIFEDKIRRDDGRGSSKIIRLDKGLMWIVNNRDSSYTELSKDEFQGMAVMALMMYGITFDTLTGKVIIPDPLFKKTGKRGEVNGYKCFEVVPTKMSQKSSFIKGITMWISPDTGLEPELFADILKKTLGGMGDDYNSFFKQIEELGGYPVRIETKALGRVVTQDFQGYQKETVPANFFNIPYGYKKKEGFFGPL
- a CDS encoding RnfABCDGE type electron transport complex subunit B, giving the protein MDSGITAALIVMGALGLFFGIGLAIASSIFAVKRDPRVDQIDEILPGANCGACGAPGCAGFAEGVVEGKYEVAGCVVGGSEVAQKIAAILGKEAGEVVPKIAVVRCQGTKENCPDRAIYQGIKDCAAAKFVDNGAKGCEYGCLGLGTCVEACPFNAMYMGDEGLPVVIEDKCTGCGKCVEACPRDIMELIPRDQKVYIACKSKDFGKKVKQVCKVGCIGCSICAKENVTPGGIITMDGYLPVIHYDKVNHPVKDFEGAVAKCPSKCFVVRERTEIFETAEIAEQES